In Dioscorea cayenensis subsp. rotundata cultivar TDr96_F1 chromosome 9, TDr96_F1_v2_PseudoChromosome.rev07_lg8_w22 25.fasta, whole genome shotgun sequence, a genomic segment contains:
- the LOC120268571 gene encoding secreted RxLR effector protein 161-like, with translation MYRQLVGSLIYLTLTHPDLAYAVVVASRYMQNPKKPHLESVRRILRYLKGTTVYGILYRKGERCQVTGYCDADYAGDCDTRRSTTGYIFSLGSGAVSWCSKRQATVSLSTTEAEYRAAAMAAQESTWLMQLLKDLHQPIEQVILHCDNRSAVCLAENPMFHARTKHIEVHYHFLREKVLQGEIYMKLTPTEDQIADIFTKGFNTKKFEDIRTQLGIVSRSTILNKLVLRGSNEATDLGF, from the coding sequence ATGTATCGACAACTGGTAGGTAGTCTTATCTATCTAACCCTTACTCATCCTGACTTGGCATATGCAGTTGTAGTAGCAAGCCGTTACATGCAAAATCCAAAGAAGCCACATTTGGAATCAGTTCGGCGGATACTGCGATACTTAAAAGGAACTACAGTTTACGGTATTCTGTATCGTAAAGGTGAAAGATGCCAAGTAACTGGGTATTGCGACGCTGATTATGCTGGAGATTGTGACACGAGGCGATCGACTACAGGTTACATCTTCAGTTTGGGATCAGGAGCAGTGTCATGGTGCAGTAAGAGGCAAGCTACCGTATCTCTCTCCACCACCGAAGCCGAGTATAGAGCAGCAGCTATGGCAGCACAAGAAAGCACGTGGTTGATGCAATTGCTAAAGGATCTTCACCAACCGATTGAACAGGTAATACTTCATTGTGATAACAGGTCAGCAGTATGCCTAGCAGAAAATCCAATGTTTCATGCTAGAACCAAGCATATTGAGGTGCACTACCACTTCCTAAGAGAAAAAGTGCTGCAAGGTGAGATCTACATGAAGCTGACGCCAACAGAAGACCAAATTGCTGATATATTTACAAAGGGGTTCAACACAAAGAAGTTTGAAGACATACGTACACAACTTGGAATAGTTAGTAGATCAACAATTCTGAATAAGTTGGTGCTGAGGGGGAGTAATGAAGCCACCGACCTTGGCTTCTAG